From one Cyanobacterium stanieri PCC 7202 genomic stretch:
- a CDS encoding hypothetical protein (KEGG: tan:TA05195 hypothetical protein~SPTR: Putative uncharacterized protein): MIIIGLEVEVKSGVIGVGNRQWAMGNGLKPLVTLSMSNQLSVKITVSPSKSLLLFLRYPHYTDNHYPELKLIYLVENSC; the protein is encoded by the coding sequence ATGATCATTATTGGTTTAGAGGTAGAAGTAAAAAGTGGAGTCATTGGGGTGGGGAATAGGCAATGGGCAATGGGCAATGGGCTTAAACCCCTTGTTACCTTAAGTATGAGTAATCAGTTATCAGTAAAGATAACTGTGTCGCCCTCTAAATCTCTGCTCCTCTTCCTTCGGTATCCCCACTATACTGACAACCACTATCCCGAATTGAAGTTAATTTATCTTGTTGAAAATTCATGTTGA
- a CDS encoding tRNA(Ile)-lysidine synthetase (PFAM: PP-loop family; TilS substrate binding domain~TIGRFAM: tRNA(Ile)-lysidine synthetase, N-terminal domain~COGs: COG0037 ATPase of the PP-loop superfamily protein implicated in cell cycle control~InterPro IPR011063:IPR012795~KEGG: cyh:Cyan8802_0180 tRNA(Ile)-lysidine synthetase~PFAM: PP-loop domain protein~SPTR: tRNA(Ile)-lysidine synthetase;~TIGRFAM: tRNA(Ile)-lysidine synthetase) — MWSDYHARLHQLLKSRHILPKGSKILVALSGGQDSLCLTRLILDLQDKWGWQVAIAHCDHNWELDEGLGEHIEGIVHEWGVNLYLEKATTAIPEKEAAARKWRYQVLTDIAVSHGFKYVVTGHTKSDRTETFLYNLIRGAGSDGLTSLYWTRKLGEDIELVRPLLEFSRQDTGNFCQKFQLPIWEDSYNQNKKFVRNRIRLDLIPYLQKEFNPQVEKHIAHTAEILRADREFLDTQARQLFAEAIINKDTIDREKLKHQPLSLQRRVVKLFLGQILPKMPSFEQIEEVVKLIDAPNGSQTSSFAKVGAIAVKDDYITLRQ, encoded by the coding sequence ATGTGGAGTGATTACCATGCAAGGTTACATCAACTCTTGAAAAGTAGGCATATCTTGCCAAAAGGTAGCAAAATCCTTGTGGCTTTGTCTGGGGGGCAAGATTCCCTTTGTTTAACTCGTCTTATTTTAGATTTACAGGATAAATGGGGGTGGCAGGTGGCGATCGCCCATTGTGACCATAATTGGGAATTGGATGAGGGTTTAGGGGAACATATTGAAGGTATCGTCCATGAATGGGGGGTAAATTTGTATTTAGAAAAAGCCACTACCGCAATTCCTGAAAAGGAAGCAGCGGCGAGAAAATGGCGTTATCAGGTATTGACGGATATAGCGGTAAGCCATGGTTTTAAATATGTGGTCACAGGGCATACTAAGAGCGATCGCACCGAAACCTTTTTATATAATTTAATCAGAGGTGCGGGAAGTGACGGTTTAACCTCTTTATATTGGACAAGAAAACTAGGAGAAGATATAGAATTGGTGCGCCCTCTGCTGGAATTTAGCCGTCAAGATACAGGGAACTTTTGCCAAAAATTTCAGTTACCCATCTGGGAAGATTCATACAACCAGAATAAAAAATTTGTCCGTAACCGCATCCGCCTTGATTTAATCCCCTATCTACAAAAAGAATTTAACCCCCAAGTAGAAAAGCACATCGCCCATACCGCTGAAATTTTGAGGGCAGATCGAGAATTTTTGGACACCCAAGCCAGACAACTTTTCGCAGAAGCGATTATAAACAAAGATACCATCGACCGTGAAAAGTTAAAGCATCAACCCCTCAGCCTACAAAGAAGGGTAGTTAAACTATTTTTAGGTCAAATTTTGCCTAAAATGCCCAGCTTCGAGCAAATAGAAGAAGTTGTTAAATTAATAGATGCCCCCAATGGTTCTCAGACATCTAGTTTTGCCAAGGTAGGGGCGATCGCCGTTAAGGATGATTATATAACTCTAAGACAGTAA
- a CDS encoding Glycosyl transferase, family 4, conserved region (PFAM: Glycosyl transferase family 4~COGs: COG0472 UDP-N-acetylmuramyl pentapeptide phosphotransferase/UDP-N- acetylglucosamine-1-phosphate transferase~InterPro IPR018480:IPR018481~KEGG: mar:MAE_38790 glycosyl transferase~PFAM: Glycosyl transferase, family 4, conserved region~SPTR: Probable glycosyl transferase), with protein sequence MNYEFTPTQETYHLVAFLVSMNLVLWSTPVVKSIGLKSGHVDKPDPRKVHRKPIVRIGGVAIFVAVTCSLLIVWWMGGFGILPPEQDAEIWGVTIGACLFFFIGLADDLFSLSASFRLIIQSIVSSFAWWQGVRIDFLTIPFHGLVQIDVWWLSLPITIIWLVGMVNAINWIDGLDGLAAGVCGIAAVVMLVVSLFMNQPAAALIAAALAGGALGFLRYNFNPAQIFMGDGGAYFMGFLLAGVGVIGLAKTAAVTAVVLPYIILAVPIVDMSIVILSRILQGKSPFLPDKRHLHHRLLEAGISQRLTVLFIYSLTLWVGSFALVFSGFPSGGVYVIGATMLLTYVSWQVWRNRRIKNQSK encoded by the coding sequence ATGAATTATGAATTTACCCCGACCCAAGAAACCTATCATCTCGTCGCCTTTCTGGTATCCATGAACTTGGTTTTATGGTCAACTCCCGTCGTCAAAAGCATTGGCTTAAAAAGTGGTCATGTAGATAAACCAGATCCAAGAAAAGTACATCGAAAGCCCATCGTCAGAATAGGAGGGGTTGCCATATTTGTCGCCGTTACCTGTTCATTGTTGATAGTGTGGTGGATGGGAGGCTTTGGCATCCTTCCCCCCGAACAAGATGCAGAAATCTGGGGAGTAACCATAGGGGCCTGTTTATTTTTTTTCATTGGTCTTGCGGACGACTTATTCAGCCTTTCAGCCAGTTTTCGACTGATCATCCAATCCATTGTCTCCAGTTTTGCATGGTGGCAGGGAGTCAGAATTGACTTTTTGACTATCCCCTTCCATGGATTAGTCCAAATCGACGTTTGGTGGCTTAGTTTACCCATTACCATCATTTGGTTGGTGGGTATGGTCAACGCCATCAACTGGATTGATGGCTTGGATGGATTGGCGGCGGGGGTATGTGGCATCGCTGCGGTGGTGATGTTAGTGGTCAGTTTATTTATGAATCAACCTGCTGCTGCCCTCATTGCCGCTGCCTTAGCAGGGGGCGCTTTAGGATTTTTACGCTACAATTTCAACCCTGCCCAAATTTTTATGGGGGATGGAGGGGCTTATTTTATGGGTTTCCTCTTGGCAGGAGTAGGGGTAATCGGACTAGCCAAAACCGCTGCGGTTACTGCGGTGGTATTACCATACATTATTTTAGCAGTGCCTATTGTGGATATGTCCATTGTGATTTTATCCCGTATTCTCCAAGGAAAATCTCCTTTTTTACCCGACAAAAGACATTTACATCATCGACTGCTTGAGGCTGGTATATCCCAAAGATTAACGGTATTATTCATTTATTCTCTTACCCTATGGGTGGGTAGTTTTGCCCTCGTGTTTTCTGGTTTTCCCAGCGGGGGGGTGTATGTGATTGGCGCCACAATGCTTTTAACTTATGTTTCTTGGCAAGTATGGCGCAATCGTCGAATTAAAAATCAATCAAAGTGA
- a CDS encoding Beta-ketoacyl synthase (PFAM: Acyl transferase domain; Phosphopantetheine attachment site; KR domain; Beta-ketoacyl synthase, N-terminal domain; AMP-binding enzyme; Sulfotransferase domain; Beta-ketoacyl synthase, C-terminal domain~COGs: COG3321 Polyketide synthase modules and related protein~InterProIPR000639:IPR009081:IPR006162:IPR018201:IPR 000873:IPR006163:IPR014030:IPR014031:IPR014043:IPR013968:I PR000863:IPR000073~KEGG: cyc:PCC7424_1874 beta-ketoacyl synthase~PFAM: Beta-ketoacyl synthase ; phosphopantetheine-binding; AMP-dependent synthetase and ligase; Acyl transferase; KR domain protein; sulfotransferase; alpha/beta hydrolase fold~SPTR: Beta-ketoacyl synthase), protein MRTGDLGFISGGELFVTGRLKDLIIIRGRNHYPQDIEESVGNIHEAINSESGAAFAIETDNDEQLVVIFEVKRTFLQKINQDDDLKQEVFNAIRQVVAENHELQVYSIVLIRTGSIPKTSSGKIARYACRKEFLAGNLSVVAQWDLHNNISEKKQANIKNINRIKNIVSNTNRNISKNTIKIQQWLINNLANRLQVNPNSIDIEQPFINYGLDSVQAVQLTADLEDYLNCKLSPTLAYDYPNIKSLSLYLSELKTDKIIALDDGESITNKTEQIAIVAMACRFPGADNPHKYWQFLSKGDSNINKTYLRPNIDNFGGYIEDYDKFDPQFFGISAREAINIDPQQRLLLEVAYEALENGHLTTEKLSGSATGVFVGISSQDYAQLQMKHGWGVNVYSGTGNSGAIASNRISYNFNLTGPSLSVDTACSSSLVAVHLAVNSLKNRECDCAIVGGVNLILAPELTETFQKAGMMAEDGKCKTFSEDADGYGRGEGCGVVILKPLDKALADGDKVLAVIHGSAINQDGRSNGLTAPSGKAQQRVIQSAWKNASITPDKINYIEAHGTGTPLGDPIEVNSLAGLLPLLDGQQTVNYSSAIGENEQKSSSDGVVNGNEEKTSPQSVGDEEKESYSVIGNNEEKTSSDSVEKDSSVEKETRGKDYPICWLGSAKTNIGHLEAAAGIAGLIKTVLMLNHEEIPPIANFKKLNPYINLENSRLRIATKSVSWKKSSQPRFAGVSSFGFGGTNAHVIVGDMMDSPVTIEEKEVKAQEKIKRPYHLLTLSATTEKALQDVVNRYQDYLMKTEGDDISHICYSTNKGRSHLNHRLGIQAKDKKELLEKLSTLTINQDNQINHNQIAFLFTGQGSQYHNMGKELYQTAPLFQDSVNYCGEILSQYLEKPLTEIIFNPEEKETLHQTIYTQPAIFVIEYALAQLWLSWGIKPSIMMGHSVGEYVAATLAGVFSLEDALKLIAHRGKLMQQLPLDGGMVCLFTNLDTAQTLIQKTRLPLDIAAVNGNSNIVVSGKKEDLQQLQTSAKENKIKCRPLKVSHGFHSRLMQPILADFEKIAQEVTYNSPQGEIISNITGKTIGAEIASPDYWVKHISHPVNFAQSVEYLQQQNYQIFLEIGSKPTLLGMARMIVENKTNSDDCLWLPSLRKGESDWENLLSSLGILYQQGFKIDWHGFHQDYPYLQRVSLPNYPWQHQRYWHGDSNIIDDSQQWLYEIVWEKDTSISHTSEEKTTVVSSSKELVMGGVAVTTHSFPNHDVVTPENTHHLPIHIHNEEESFPLNTPSRYLIFVDEKKQGEAWAKELTSQGSQVYLVYQGESYRQEETTYYVNPKNKQDYQLLLDSLDNKIEKIIYGWAINEDDDLHNINQLNDNNYLDCLPLIYLIQNLVNSNHHIKLWLITQNSQSITHTEKINPYGGSIWGLGKVISLEHSEYWGGMIDIDNQGVSLPLLTYLINHQEKETMTAIRNNSVFHCRLQHKTPDSYQENPQVTVTSSGSYLITGGLGALGLETANYLISQGAKNLILVSRSQPSSSASQKISQWQQQGINVIVKQGDVTEKESLAQIITDIRQSLPPLKGVIHTAGVLDDGILATLSSEKIAKVMAAKVMGVNNLHQLTLDDNLDFFILYSSVASMVGSIGQGNYAMANSYLDSFASYRQSLGLPAISINWGAFSVGMAKATQESLTSVGIETIPPQKGVAMIGDLINYPHSTMGVVKFNWDILSRKFPQLSLSPYLKGVVSSSLTTEEDEKDETQTQLFHQLLKADESGRITLLIDYLIGAIALILHIDKEKITPEDSLMDLGMDSLMVMEAINHLKTDLQLMLYPREIYERPQISTLAQYLAQEFATSHDTQTPPIISPQKEMIISPSPEDEEETPTFNPTNHQPIAFILSSPRSGSTLLRVMLAGHPDLVSPPELHLLPFATMEERQRELESSHLGEGLIRTIMDLKQISAEESEALINQWVEENLTIAQVYEILQSLGENRILIDKSPTYANSKNTLYNAENIFSQAKYIHLVRHPYSVIESFARMRMDKLLDIKDANPYKIGENIWYQSNNNVEKFGQLIDSNKILTVYYENLVTNPEKEMRKITKFLGIKYNKSLLNPYEGERMTAGLYKQSMSVGDPNFNSRKTIDPNLANHWKKVQLPILLNPATRQLSEHFTYELPHELKTIETQEKYLKIRDLNLCYSSWGNENNPPLFITHGILDQGLAWEKVAQNLAQKGYYVIAPDLRGHGKSDHNSLGCAYNLLDFVADLDCLINELSQDDKITLLGHSFGSMITGIYASMRPEKVEQLYLVEPILPAENKGNQDIENISSQLNNLLNVPPLPVFATVEVVAQRLQTTAPNMDGDFALKLAQRMTKPVDGGVTFTYAPLLATRVGVGFNSIPRSQYLQLLSRISAPITLVYGDNSSFNRPQDLEAQKTAMAKAQIFTLSGGHNLHLENPANLAEIVSGFAKK, encoded by the coding sequence TTGCGCACTGGTGATTTAGGTTTTATCAGTGGTGGGGAGTTATTTGTTACGGGAAGATTAAAGGATTTAATTATTATTAGAGGTAGAAATCATTATCCCCAAGATATTGAGGAGAGTGTGGGTAATATTCATGAAGCTATTAATTCAGAAAGTGGTGCCGCTTTTGCTATTGAGACGGATAATGATGAGCAATTGGTGGTCATTTTTGAGGTTAAACGAACTTTTTTGCAAAAGATAAATCAAGATGATGATTTGAAGCAGGAGGTTTTTAATGCTATTCGTCAAGTGGTTGCTGAAAATCACGAATTACAGGTTTATTCTATTGTTTTGATTCGCACGGGTAGTATTCCTAAAACATCTAGCGGTAAAATTGCTCGTTATGCTTGTCGTAAGGAGTTTTTGGCAGGTAATTTATCTGTGGTGGCTCAGTGGGATTTACATAATAATATTTCTGAGAAAAAACAAGCTAATATTAAAAATATTAATAGAATAAAAAATATTGTTTCTAATACTAATAGAAACATTAGTAAAAATACTATTAAAATACAGCAATGGTTGATTAATAATTTAGCTAATCGCTTACAAGTAAATCCTAATTCAATCGATATAGAACAACCTTTTATAAATTATGGGCTTGATTCCGTCCAAGCTGTCCAGCTTACGGCGGATTTAGAAGATTATTTAAACTGTAAATTATCGCCAACTTTGGCGTATGATTACCCTAATATTAAAAGTTTATCTTTGTATTTGTCGGAGTTGAAAACCGATAAAATTATTGCCTTAGATGATGGTGAAAGCATAACTAATAAAACAGAACAAATCGCCATCGTCGCCATGGCTTGTCGTTTTCCGGGGGCGGATAATCCTCATAAATATTGGCAATTTTTATCTAAAGGTGATAGTAATATTAATAAAACTTATCTGCGCCCGAACATCGATAATTTTGGGGGGTATATAGAAGATTATGACAAATTTGATCCACAGTTTTTTGGTATTTCCGCCCGAGAGGCGATTAATATTGATCCTCAACAGCGTTTATTATTAGAAGTGGCTTATGAGGCGCTGGAAAATGGCCATTTGACAACGGAAAAATTGTCGGGTAGTGCCACGGGGGTATTTGTGGGTATCAGTAGCCAAGATTATGCCCAGTTGCAGATGAAACATGGTTGGGGGGTTAATGTTTATTCTGGCACAGGAAACTCAGGGGCGATCGCATCTAACCGTATATCCTATAATTTTAATTTAACTGGGCCTTCTTTGAGTGTGGATACGGCTTGTTCATCCTCTTTGGTTGCGGTACACTTAGCAGTAAATAGTCTCAAAAATAGGGAGTGTGACTGCGCCATCGTGGGCGGAGTTAACTTAATCCTTGCCCCTGAATTGACAGAAACTTTCCAAAAAGCAGGGATGATGGCGGAAGATGGCAAGTGTAAGACATTCTCGGAAGATGCTGATGGTTATGGGCGAGGAGAAGGTTGTGGGGTAGTTATCCTCAAACCCCTGGATAAAGCCTTAGCCGACGGTGACAAGGTTTTGGCAGTAATTCATGGTAGCGCCATTAATCAAGATGGGCGTAGTAATGGTTTAACAGCGCCTTCAGGCAAAGCGCAACAGAGGGTAATTCAATCAGCGTGGAAAAATGCGTCTATTACCCCTGATAAAATTAATTATATCGAAGCTCACGGAACTGGAACACCTTTAGGAGATCCTATCGAGGTTAATTCTTTGGCTGGTTTGTTACCTTTACTAGATGGGCAACAGACTGTTAACTATTCTTCTGCTATCGGTGAAAATGAGCAAAAGTCTTCCTCGGATGGTGTGGTTAATGGCAATGAGGAAAAGACTTCCCCTCAGAGTGTAGGTGATGAAGAAAAAGAGTCTTATTCTGTTATCGGTAACAATGAGGAAAAGACTTCTTCTGATAGTGTGGAAAAAGATTCTTCTGTGGAGAAAGAAACAAGAGGAAAAGACTACCCTATTTGTTGGTTAGGTAGTGCAAAAACAAACATCGGGCATTTAGAAGCCGCCGCAGGTATTGCGGGATTAATTAAAACCGTCTTGATGTTAAACCATGAAGAGATACCCCCCATTGCTAACTTTAAAAAATTAAACCCCTATATCAACCTAGAAAATAGTCGTTTACGGATTGCCACTAAATCTGTGTCATGGAAAAAATCCAGTCAACCTCGTTTTGCAGGGGTAAGTTCCTTTGGTTTTGGAGGCACAAACGCCCATGTTATAGTGGGAGATATGATGGATTCCCCCGTAACTATAGAAGAAAAAGAAGTTAAGGCGCAAGAAAAAATAAAACGTCCTTACCATCTTTTAACCCTAAGTGCCACCACAGAAAAAGCCCTTCAAGATGTAGTGAATCGTTATCAAGATTATCTAATGAAAACCGAAGGGGATGATATTAGTCATATATGTTATAGCACAAATAAGGGGCGATCGCACCTTAACCATCGTCTAGGGATTCAGGCAAAAGATAAAAAAGAATTACTCGAAAAACTTTCCACCCTAACCATCAACCAAGATAACCAGATTAATCATAATCAGATAGCCTTCCTATTTACAGGGCAAGGCTCACAGTATCATAATATGGGCAAAGAATTATATCAAACTGCCCCCCTATTCCAAGACAGCGTTAACTACTGTGGTGAGATTCTCAGTCAATACTTAGAAAAACCCCTCACCGAAATTATTTTTAACCCCGAGGAAAAAGAAACCCTCCATCAAACCATCTATACCCAACCCGCCATTTTCGTCATCGAATATGCCCTTGCCCAACTATGGTTATCATGGGGCATCAAACCATCCATAATGATGGGGCATAGTGTCGGGGAATATGTTGCCGCCACCCTTGCAGGAGTCTTTAGTTTAGAAGACGCCCTCAAACTCATTGCCCACCGTGGCAAACTCATGCAACAACTTCCCCTAGATGGGGGTATGGTATGTCTATTTACCAACCTTGACACCGCGCAAACCCTCATCCAAAAAACAAGATTACCCCTCGACATAGCCGCCGTCAACGGTAACAGTAATATTGTGGTATCGGGCAAAAAAGAAGACTTACAACAACTACAAACCAGCGCCAAAGAAAACAAAATAAAATGTCGCCCCCTAAAAGTCTCCCATGGTTTCCATTCCCGATTGATGCAACCCATCTTGGCAGACTTTGAAAAAATTGCCCAAGAAGTTACCTACAATTCACCCCAAGGGGAAATTATCTCCAACATCACAGGAAAAACCATCGGCGCAGAAATCGCCTCCCCAGACTATTGGGTAAAACATATCAGTCATCCCGTAAACTTTGCCCAAAGTGTAGAGTATTTACAACAGCAAAACTACCAAATCTTTTTGGAAATCGGTAGTAAGCCAACCCTTTTGGGTATGGCGAGAATGATAGTGGAAAACAAAACTAACTCTGATGATTGTCTTTGGTTGCCTAGTTTACGTAAAGGAGAATCTGACTGGGAAAACTTACTCTCTAGTCTAGGTATTCTTTACCAGCAAGGATTCAAAATTGACTGGCATGGTTTTCATCAAGACTATCCTTATTTACAAAGAGTTTCTTTGCCTAACTATCCTTGGCAACATCAAAGATACTGGCATGGGGATAGTAACATCATTGATGATAGTCAACAATGGTTATATGAGATAGTCTGGGAAAAAGACACTTCTATTTCTCATACCAGTGAGGAAAAAACTACGGTAGTTTCTTCCTCCAAGGAGTTAGTTATGGGAGGGGTTGCTGTCACTACCCACTCCTTTCCTAACCATGATGTTGTAACTCCAGAAAATACTCATCATTTACCGATTCATATCCATAACGAGGAAGAGTCTTTTCCTCTCAATACCCCCAGTCGCTATTTAATCTTTGTGGATGAGAAAAAACAAGGGGAAGCATGGGCAAAAGAGTTAACCTCCCAAGGTAGTCAAGTTTATCTAGTCTATCAAGGGGAAAGTTATCGTCAGGAAGAAACTACCTATTATGTCAATCCAAAAAACAAACAAGACTATCAGTTATTATTAGACAGTCTCGATAATAAGATAGAAAAAATTATCTATGGTTGGGCTATCAATGAAGATGATGACTTACATAATATTAATCAGTTAAACGACAATAATTATTTAGACTGTTTACCTCTTATCTATCTAATTCAAAACTTAGTTAACAGTAACCATCACATCAAACTCTGGTTAATCACCCAAAACAGTCAATCCATTACCCATACAGAAAAAATTAATCCCTATGGTGGCAGTATCTGGGGATTAGGAAAAGTAATCTCCCTCGAACATAGCGAGTATTGGGGAGGTATGATTGACATAGATAATCAAGGGGTGTCTCTTCCTCTGTTAACCTACTTGATAAATCATCAAGAAAAAGAAACCATGACGGCAATCAGAAATAACTCTGTTTTCCATTGTCGTTTACAACACAAAACCCCTGACAGTTATCAAGAAAACCCACAAGTTACCGTCACATCCTCTGGTAGTTATTTAATTACAGGGGGATTAGGCGCTTTAGGTTTAGAAACCGCCAATTATTTAATCAGTCAGGGGGCAAAAAATTTAATTCTCGTCTCCCGTAGTCAACCCTCTTCCTCCGCTTCTCAAAAAATTAGTCAATGGCAACAGCAGGGAATTAATGTCATCGTCAAACAAGGGGATGTCACGGAAAAAGAATCCCTCGCCCAAATTATCACCGATATTCGTCAATCTTTACCTCCCCTCAAAGGGGTTATCCATACCGCAGGGGTATTGGATGATGGTATCTTGGCAACTCTTTCCTCGGAAAAAATAGCTAAGGTAATGGCAGCTAAGGTAATGGGGGTAAATAATTTACATCAACTTACCCTTGATGATAACCTTGACTTTTTTATCTTGTATTCTTCCGTGGCTTCCATGGTAGGATCCATAGGACAAGGTAATTATGCCATGGCGAATAGTTATCTTGATAGTTTTGCTTCCTATCGTCAATCCCTTGGTTTACCTGCTATCAGTATTAACTGGGGTGCTTTTTCTGTGGGTATGGCAAAGGCAACCCAAGAAAGTTTAACCAGTGTGGGTATTGAAACCATCCCCCCTCAAAAGGGTGTTGCCATGATAGGAGATTTAATTAATTATCCTCACTCCACTATGGGGGTAGTCAAGTTTAATTGGGATATACTTAGCCGTAAGTTTCCTCAATTATCCCTGTCTCCTTATCTAAAGGGTGTCGTTTCTTCCTCTTTGACAACAGAAGAAGATGAAAAGGATGAGACTCAAACTCAATTATTCCATCAACTACTAAAAGCCGATGAGAGTGGCAGAATAACCCTATTAATAGATTATCTCATAGGGGCGATCGCCCTTATCCTGCACATCGATAAGGAAAAAATTACCCCCGAAGATAGCCTGATGGATTTAGGGATGGATTCATTGATGGTAATGGAAGCCATCAACCACCTAAAAACCGACTTACAACTAATGTTATACCCTCGGGAAATTTACGAGCGCCCCCAAATTTCTACCCTGGCGCAGTATTTAGCCCAAGAGTTTGCCACCAGCCACGATACACAAACCCCCCCCATCATCTCCCCCCAAAAAGAGATGATAATCTCCCCATCCCCCGAAGACGAGGAAGAAACTCCCACCTTTAACCCCACCAATCACCAACCTATCGCCTTTATTTTATCAAGTCCGCGCTCAGGTTCAACTCTCCTACGAGTCATGTTAGCCGGGCATCCTGACTTGGTTTCCCCCCCCGAATTACATCTATTACCCTTTGCCACCATGGAGGAAAGACAACGGGAATTAGAATCATCTCACCTCGGAGAGGGGTTAATTCGCACCATCATGGATTTAAAACAAATTAGTGCCGAAGAAAGTGAAGCATTAATTAATCAATGGGTAGAGGAAAATTTGACCATCGCCCAAGTATATGAAATCCTGCAGTCTCTCGGCGAAAATCGTATTTTAATCGATAAATCGCCCACTTATGCCAACAGCAAAAATACCCTTTACAACGCAGAAAATATCTTTTCTCAAGCTAAATACATCCACCTAGTTCGTCACCCATATTCTGTTATTGAATCTTTTGCACGGATGAGAATGGATAAATTACTAGATATAAAGGACGCAAACCCTTACAAAATTGGCGAAAATATTTGGTATCAAAGTAACAATAATGTAGAGAAATTTGGTCAATTAATAGACAGTAATAAAATACTTACTGTTTATTATGAAAATTTGGTGACTAATCCTGAAAAGGAAATGCGAAAAATCACTAAATTTTTGGGAATTAAATATAATAAATCATTATTAAATCCCTACGAAGGGGAAAGAATGACCGCAGGATTATATAAACAATCCATGTCCGTGGGCGATCCTAACTTTAATAGTCGTAAAACCATCGATCCTAACTTAGCCAATCACTGGAAAAAAGTTCAATTACCCATTTTATTAAACCCTGCCACCAGACAATTATCGGAACATTTTACCTATGAATTACCCCATGAATTAAAAACCATAGAAACCCAAGAAAAATATCTTAAAATCAGAGATTTAAACCTTTGTTATAGTAGTTGGGGTAATGAAAATAATCCTCCCCTATTTATTACCCATGGTATTTTAGATCAAGGATTAGCATGGGAAAAAGTAGCCCAAAACTTAGCCCAGAAAGGCTATTACGTCATCGCCCCCGATTTGCGAGGTCATGGAAAATCTGACCATAACAGTTTAGGATGTGCTTATAATTTGCTTGATTTTGTAGCAGATTTAGACTGTTTAATTAACGAACTATCTCAAGATGACAAAATAACTTTATTAGGTCACTCTTTTGGTTCCATGATAACTGGAATTTATGCCAGTATGCGTCCTGAAAAAGTTGAACAATTGTACCTTGTTGAACCTATTTTACCCGCAGAAAATAAAGGTAACCAAGACATAGAAAACATTAGTAGTCAATTAAATAACTTGCTCAATGTACCTCCACTACCCGTATTTGCCACAGTGGAAGTAGTCGCCCAAAGACTGCAAACCACCGCCCCCAATATGGATGGAGACTTTGCCCTCAAACTTGCCCAGAGGATGACTAAACCCGTAGATGGTGGAGTTACATTTACCTATGCTCCCCTCTTAGCAACGAGGGTAGGGGTTGGTTTTAACAGTATTCCCCGTAGTCAATATCTCCAACTGCTATCTCGTATCAGCGCCCCTATTACCCTAGTATATGGCGATAATAGTTCCTTTAATCGTCCTCAAGATTTGGAGGCACAAAAAACTGCCATGGCAAAGGCTCAGATTTTCACTCTCTCAGGAGGGCATAACTTACATTTGGAAAATCCTGCAAATCTAGCAGAGATTGTATCAGGATTTGCCAAAAAGTGA